The genomic segment AAAGAATATACAGATTTTATAGGGCCTCTTGTTCTAATTTTCATTTTCTTGTTTCCTAGGTGATTCAGGCTGACAATGACATgcagaaaatgatagaaaagTATGAAGAAAATCGGGACCGAATATTAACCCTGTACAATATACAACACTGTCTGTAGAAATCCAGTTTTATGGTCATGctttaaaaaacatttccatcAGGGGAATTCTGATCAACATTCCCAACACTTTTTATGATTTGGTCTCTTGGTTGAGATTTTGTCTTGTAAAGGGTCAATGACTTTAGCTAGGAAAAGGCCATAAACAGGCCATATCCTATTTACCTTCAGCTTCTTGCACTTTTAAGTTCCAGTGCAGCTTCACTGATCTCAGACTACCTCTGACAGGAAGCTGCTGTATCTCGTTTCCCTACTTCACTTCTGCATTGTATAAATACCTTTCTGATATTGCATTTTCTTGTGATAATGTGCTTTCATTCACTTCAAATAGCCCCGTATATGTCCTTTCATGTAATTAGAAGGCTGTGAATAAGTCAAGCTTATGTAGTCAGCCAATTCAATCTAATTTTGTAACAATTTTCAATGGAAAAGCAATGAAATAACTATGCTACTGTTCTCAACCACCATTTTCACAAAATATCATTAATTGCACTTTAACATAGGAAAACTAAACAGTTCACTTCTTAATTATGGACCTGATTCTAATCTCACTTGCACCAATGTAACTTCATTGGCTTTACTGGAGTCATTTCTGatttaaatgagatcagaatcaaaccccaaacctgcaaatacttatgcatcAGAATAGttctattgaattcaatgggacaaCTCAGGTAATAAAGTTACCCAGGCTTTATAAGAATTTGGGGTCTAAAGCTCTCTGGCCCAGATGTTCAGAAGAGTTCAGTATCTAGCCGTTCTCAATGAAATTCTGACTCCAAATgaaaatctcttttgaaaatctgtccctaaaaCTTTTTCTATCATGTGACAGAATTTTTCTTATGCATTGAAATTGGGTAGTAATTCTGATACCGATTATTTGATAGGTTAAACTTTTTATGTTCTAGTAGATGTTTGCCTCATGTGTAAGTTTAAGAACATGTGACAGGGTGGTACATAGGGTCATCTTGATCCCAGCTTCTCCTGGCTGCAGACATCAAGAAGAGAGCAGAGAACATCTAGTGAAAGTTAAATTCTCACTTTAATTCTTAAACTGCTCTGTGGTGTTTTTAtagatcatttattatttacCTTCTCGAGTGCTGGCCTCATGTTGGCACTTTCAACGGAGCAGTCTTAAGACAACTTgcactttattttttctttaaattggaAGGGATGATTCTTTGTTTATTCTATAAAAGTTTGGGTTGTTTGAACTGGTGCCAGCAAAATTAAAAATGCTTCCAGGAACACCTCGGCTTAAAACAACAtagcaaaaaaaagcaaatttacTTCACTGGACATGTCATAACTGTATAATCTTAAAACTAGCTCAGTGTTTAGCTCAGCTAAGATGTTTTCGTAAATGTAAATATGCAGTAATCAATGTCTATGATGTGTTAGAAACAGAGGATAATAACTTTCAGATACAGAATTCCGTTGTGTACGTCATTTGGTTAAGAATACTACACAAAGGTGTATCTTTAGTTTTCATTGTAGTCATGTGTAGTTAATTTATAGTTTCATTGTAGTCCTTAATTTATTCAGTTTCTACTTGAATTGGACTGCTGCTAAGAGAGGAGGCCCTGTGTCATGGGGTCCACTCACTACTAGGGCACCTCCTCCTTGCTGCTATGGAGATTAGTTCTTTCCAGGTCCGACACATGCTTGTTTGCatgccctgctgtgtgtgtgtttgtgtctctctctctctctgacccagGTACTCTCCTTTCATGGCTTGTTCCTCCAGTCAGGTCACTATGTGTTTTCCCATTTCTGGGGTATCAGTCATTCCATAGAAAACTGTCTCCAGCAGTCTTCTCCATCGCTACCCAgatggtgccacttccccagtggctggtagaggaacccaggcccaccctctgctcCGGGTTCTAACTCAGAGAGCCTCTACTCAGATGCTAAGGTCTGTACCATCTTAAATCTTGCTGCTGTTTCTCAGCGCCTTTTCCTACATTATCTCTCTCAGGCTTTCACTGCACCACCCTTCTGGATAAacccttcctttcttccttctgggCCTGGATCCCCTGGGGTTTCCACTTACTCTCTgcatttccttccttccctccctctctaaCAACCTTAACCCTGTCAGGTGAGGGTGAGGagaacaccccatcacaccctggtaatttcttattctttttttttttttaaacatcaaacaagatttttgttctctgtttataCAGTCTAATGCTGGTAGTTGTGCAGAAAGAGTTTCTGAGTGCAACACTAAATTAATTTTCTAAAGCATGTGAATGCAGTGCCTAGGTTCAGTGGTTCTGTTCTAAAGCTTTAGTACTCTAGCTGAACAATAAGATCAAACATTTCTGACTGCTTAAGTATATAAAGATTTTAAATGTAGAGGAAAAAATAATCGTATTTAAACATTTCTTGAAAACACACAAGCTGGGCATACCCTAAGAGAGGCCAAAAACAGCCAACACCTTGGAGATTGTCCCATATGTTTTAAATGCTCAATTAATTACATATATTTTTCCTTAATAGAAACCCTTTAGTGAGCAGGGAAGTTTTTACTCCTTTCAGTCTTGATTCCAAATTCACTGtgtaaattaaaatgtttcagcAGAATGGCATTGTTTCGGTTATTTGCTCAAATTGTTGGTGGTTACTCTGCCAgtgttcagagaaaaaaaatgtgacAATCAGAGTAGTGTGTTTTAGGAGCTACTTTTTTGTGTGTTATAAAAACTGACTCAGTTGGGCACTGGAAGCCTAAATCTCTCTATCAGACAGTATCAGAAACTCTCCTAAATCCCTATCAATACTTTTTTGTTTCTTCCTCAATTTGTTTCATAATCTCCTGCTTTCTAAATCTATGCTTACTATCCCTAAACAAAGTATAATGTTCCCCTATTGTCTTTGCTTAATGTGTTTTAATCTTCCTTGCTCTGAAATTCAATTTTCTTGGTTCTTACCTTTTCAAGAACATTTGTTCTAAAGCTAACCTACGCTTCTTCAGCACCTTTAATTCTAAACAGCGCAGGGTCATGGGTGTGATATGAATGGTAAGTGGGGAAAAATGACTAGCTCAGGACACCCAGAGGGAGTGAGTAGTATCACCAACTACCAGATTCCACAGCCTAAGAGCCGCTTCTGTAGGGATCAAAAGAGAATGTTGGTAATCCAGGGTAAGGGAGTGGAGCCATTCAAAGGGGCTGGCTCTGTGTAGCATGTCACTTTGGGAACAGGCTGGGACTCTGATTTGTGACAGAAAGATATCCAATCAGTGAGTAAATCCCCATTTAATCCACAGACAATCAGTACCAGCTGTAGCACAGTTTAAAGTCAGCCGCTCACAAGAAGATATGCACACATTTTACCAAAACAAATAGGCCCCCCTTAGCAAGAGACATATGCAGCCCTGGTATTGCTGTCAGCTAAGTTCAGGTGCTGACTGTGATGTAATTTAACTAAGCAAAGAGAGGTGCAGCATTTATTAGAACTTGTATGCAGGAGCACACTGGCTGATGGGATCATAAATTGCTTGGCCCTTTAGAAACCTCCCTTGCTGTCTGTCCCCAGTTTCTGTCCAGAGACGATGCATAACTGTTGATAGTAGGGGGGTACGATTTAaagcagaggttttcaaactttttcagctgagccccctccctcccaagttACAATTTTTGGTTGTGCCCCACCTACCCCAACCCAGACAAAAATAGGTGAAACGGGGAGAGGTGGTGctccctgagccctgtcatgtggggctgaagcctgagccgcTGCTTGCCCCCTGAATATTCTTCTGTGCCCCCCTAGAGGGCATGTCCCACAGTTGGAAAACCTCTGATTTAAAGATTCTGGTGGTATGCagcggggttcagggcagggcatATAAACACTGGAAGAAATCAGAGGGGGCACACGACCCCCTGCTCTAGGCATTGCCTCTCTTCCTGTCCATTTATAAAATAGAATTACAGACGGCCTCTGTCGGTCTGTGTAGCTGCTGCTTGACCATCTCAGCGTTTCCACAGGTGCAGTGAGAATACACATGAAGTTCCATGCACACAAATGGAACACAGTTCAAGGCCCACATAAAAATGTGGCTTGTGTGGTTTAAAGCTGTGCCCCGAATCGCACAAATGTCATTAAATGTTCACATCTCAAAATATGGCCTCTTTAGGTCTGCTGGGTTATTTGTAATTGAGGTGTGTGTTCAAAATGGGTTTAACTTTAGTTTTATTATTGAAGGAAATTCAGCGATATGATTTGGAGACCCGATGTAGTGTTTTGGGCTGCGTGAAGTGGGGCTGCCAACGCTGAGTTGAGGCAACCCTTTTTTTATGCTTTCTGTTTGGACTCCTTTAAGTCTTGCCTCTTCTTCCAAATATAATTTAAGTTTTCTATTGTCTTTATCACAGTCACCTCCCTCAGCCAACCTGGCCCACTCAGACCCACTCTCTCCCAGCAGCGTTATCCATACACATCTCTGGGTATCTCTACACTGCACCTAAGACCAAgcctcccagctcaggtagacagacTTCTGCTAGCAGGGCCCCAAGTAGCATGCTAAAAAGATCTCTGTGGATGTTGCAACCCCTGAGGCTTaagagcccaagctccaggccATGCCACAACATCCACATGGCCACTCCAGCCCTGCTAGCGCGAGTCTGTCTATCCAGGCTGaagcctgctcccagctgctgtagaGATGTACCCTATGTGTCTACACTACGTATCCTCATGTGTGGTGGGGACGGTTTTTGCAACTTCCTAGTCAGAGCTCCCCTAATAACTTTTGCTAGACACAAAGCTTAAAACAGAAGAGGAACTTTAATAATCCCCAGTGGAGGGAAAATTGCATCTTATAAAAACACAATAAACGAAACAAAGTTTAGCAAGTACATGAATGTGGACTTGGACGACATACAAACAGGTATTcctgtgtgcatatgtgtgtaaCGTAAACTTCCCTCAAACCTCAGGTGCAatcctgccattgacttcaatggagtcagggTTTTACACCCGCTACACTGTTGAAACTTCTAAGAGCTTCATTGCAGGGATTCTCCAATGACTTTCAAAGTGcagagctttccctgtgtgagtTCGTCAACTTTCCTGATAGCCCACTCTTTCATTCACCCCGTAAGAATCCTGTTTTTCTCTTGGCACAGAACTACCGTTTTACAATCCAGATGGTGACATTATAAAGAACTTGAAGAAATGATCAGCAAATATTTTCTCTATATACATATAAGCAACTCTAGGAAAGAATTGGTATTGGAAATATCTAACTTATAATACCTTTTACTAAGAAGGAGATTCCTTAAGATTTCTGAAAAATATATTGAGCTTAGCACTGGAATACACTTTTTTTATTCTGCTTTATACTAAgcactattttttaaaagatattttcagCAGTCAAATGTACTGTTAACATGCAATATCAGATAACTGCAAGTGTATCTAAATGAACGAGTCAAATAAATGTAGTATTTGCATACTGCTTCAGGCACATGTTTGTATTTACACTTAATAGCCAAGATTTTCCATATAAGGAATCTAAAGTTAGTCTTACAGAGTTGCCAATTCTTGTTATTTTGTTGCAATATTCCCAAGagttggtgcttttcttaaatcCCCAGCCCCTGAAGTCATGTGGTTAAGTAAGAATCTCAACTTTCTGGCACgcgcaggggggtgggggtgtgtgtgtgtgtgtttttctagccctcatggagAAAAAATTGAAAACGTTAACCCTAAAGAatcaaaacccagaaggcaagGCAAGAAACTGAAATATATAGACAAGACCATTCCATTATTTGTTTAGGCctgaatcatgatttttaaatgcttaagttTGACAACAGAGGGCTCCTGAATAAGTgaccaaaacccattgaagtcaggggcTGGTCAGCACTCAGGCTACTTATTTAGGAGCCTACTTTTTGGTTCTAACTTTAGcatgtatttttgaaaatcttggtgtATATGTACATGAAAGTATATCTGAAGTATGGACCTTCATCATATTGCTAAAAAGTTAGTAGAAAACAATGTATAGTGCAAGAGAAGCATGTAGTTTTCAAAAGGTTATAACTTCATTAATAAACACCTTTTTGTCATATGGGTTAAAGGCACTAGTCCTCATTAAGGccccaagccagccagccctTTTCCTGCGCTAAGCGCCACTGAGTTCAACAGGATTTtgtacagacataagggtttgtgTGAGAGAGTCAAATTTCAGAACTGGGGCCCCAAGacgaaacattttattttttaatttttttggtattATTTGGTGGTAGCAAACAGAGGCAAGTATCAAAACCTATAATTGTACAGAATCAAGTATATTTAAAAGACCCACAGGATTATTCTAATGCAAGAATACATCTGAAAATGTCTTAGCAGAGTGTGTGTTacctctgtgggttttttttttctctgaacgTCCAAACAGAATTTTACCAAACTTTCTAAATCAATCTTAGGACTGAGAACAAGCAAAAGGAACATTAGCTCAAAAGTTAACTTAACTGAAATGTTATGAGCAACTGGAGATGAGCTTCAAATGTAACTTTAACATGGCATGGGAGAGACTATAAACAGTGAACCTTAATTTGGAAGCATTTATTTTTCCTATTGCACAACATTTCAGACTTTATTTCATTCTTTGAGGTAAATTTGCTGCCTTGCTGCAAGAATAACTTGTtagagaaagagaggaaaaaaagtggCAGTATATGTATTTGAAAAACCTGTCAGAAGCCAAATACAGCAGGTCCTGGTGTCTAACTTATATATCATATCAAATACATTTGTGAATTTATCCTCATTTTTAATACACACAAATTAAAGACAGGTGACCATTCAGGTCTAAGCACCTGAGTATCAGTATGATCACTGAAGACAAACAGAGCAGACTAATGGACCCTTTCTTCACTACCCAAAAGCAGCACGTGCTTTGGTGTGACGAATCTTTGCTCAAGAGAGGACCAAGACCAGCCTGGAAATACATGTATGTATGTTGTTGACCAACCGTGCAGGACATTGGCAAAATCATATGAGCCCGGCATTCCTTATTCACCATCCTTGCTGATAATTACATAGTCCTCTTGGTTAGTTTCATTCACGTTTGAAGTGTAAGTCTCAAACTTTCCTTTGTCTGTAGATGAAGAGGACTCAGGTGAGCCTCCTTCAGGCTGTAAGTGGCTCTTCCTACAATTCACAGTGGTGGCGCTAGGGTCTGGAGATGGAACATAAATACTTCTAGGAGGGATGTAAGTGAGATTAGGTGGCTCTCTGATGTATCTGAAACCCTCTGAAGTTGCATGTGTACCAGGCATATGCGTTAATAGTCTCTTGTTATCTGAGCCAGTGGTAGGACACTCGGGGCCCCCGGTGGCATTACCAAGTAGGTTTGAGGAAGACTGACCAACACTGAAAGGTGCTTTATTTGTTGTCTGAATCCTAGCTGGATATGTATATTTCATCTTGGAGTGATTACATTCTCTGATGTCTTTATCACTTATATTTACATTTGTTATACACTCAGGTTGTGCAGTTTCCTCTACTGGATACATAAGCTCTTCATCACTGGCGTCCTGGATTTTTAGTTTGCTAAAAGATAAAGATATTTCACAAACTTTGTCTTCTTTGGTTAAATTACATTCTGTAACAACTGTATTGCCATGAGACAGGGGCTTCAGCTCCTGGGGTTGATCTGCAGGATTTATGGATGTGCCTATGCAATTCATGGCATCACGGATTTTTGCTTCAATGGTTTCTTCAGGGACCTCTTGGGCTCTGTATTTATCAAGGGCATTTCTGCTTTCAGGAGTATCGTCAGTAAATATTGCAAAGGCTTGTGGGCCGCTTGCACCTGGTGAGAGTGGTCTGGGGCTAGCTTCGTTTGCTGTCAACGGTGTTGAGATCACCAAAACACATTCTTCACTCTGATTGCCTCTTAGCTTCTCTTCAAACACTTTCTGAGAAGAATTCTCACTGAAGATAGGCTTTTGTCCTATGACAATGTCACTGTATTTGTTCAAGAAGTCTTCGCTATCCGAGCATTTGCCATGAGAGTGTGCTGACTCACTGACTTGCCTCTGGTGTGCTTGAAGCCTGCTAGTGGATTGAGTAGATGCTAACTGAGGCATATCAGTAGCAGGTTTAAAATGGGATTCATCTTTGATCTTACTATTTCCAGCAGTTTCAAAGGATTTCTCGCTCTTCGTTGAGGACTTCTGTTGAGCACCAAGGCATGAAGAAATCtcattattttctttgttttccagATTTTCAGGGTCCTCTCTCTGGAAGGGTTGACTTTCTCTGTCCTTGTTCTCTTCATGATAGCAATGCTTTTGTGCTCTCTTCTGTAGGATATCCCCCAAATCACTGTGTTGTACTTCACTTATCATTTCAAGGATGGTTTCACACTCGATTCTTGCAAGAAATATTTCAAATGCAGTCTCTTTTGTTTCCTCCTCATTTATCTTTCTGACAAGTGAATACTCTGTTGCTGTTGTTGCAATGTAACCTATTTTCTCCAGTATTGTTTTTActatgttttctgggagcactgACTGAACACAGTAGACAAAATTACCTGTAAatgtctggggggaaaaaaacaaacattaagaTGGGCATTGAGGGAAACCATGCAGGGGAAGGGGCTTTTTAAACAAATTCATAACTATTTAATTTTTAACAACTATTTCCCCAAACTGGTGTCACTGAGTTTTGAATTTTGAGGTTTTATACCAGCATTATTGTCAGCCTCCTGAAAATTATTGCTTTACTCAAGTGtaataacttcagtggagctacgccaatttccaccagctgaggatacgGCCTGTTACCTCACTAATTGAAAAGGACAGTGGCAGTAGCAGAAGATCATCGTGGCCAGACTAAGATAGTATAAAAACACCAACCACCTTTTCTTGTGTTCCATTCAAGAGCAAAgtctttttcaatttaaaaaatagaaaccCCTTGAACACTGAAGCTCTTCCGTTGATGCagcgctgtctacatgggggtAGGTGGGCGTTAGGTTagtataactgtgttgctcaggggtgtggatttttcacagccttgagtGACGCATTTATACTGAtttaggtctgtagtgtagatctggcctaaaATATGTTCAGACCAAACAATCTGAGTAGAGTGGAAAAACAGGCTTGTCTTATACAAAGGAATATGGTTTTGCCCATGTGCCCGAGTCTAACTTTGTAAGCTAGAGACAATGAAAGTATATTTGCATCTAAGGTAAACAAAGTAATCAACCCACCAGAAACAGCTAATTAACAAGAGGACAAAAAAGGGACGTGCTCTGCACCCTGTGGAACAAGCAGCAGGGAAGAACTTTGTATGGGGTTACTTTTCAAAAAAATATGTTTCAAAGGTTTTTCAGAGTTATAAGGAAGGGGGAAAAGACATCACTTAAGGGACAAAAGGGCCAGCACTTCTGGAATCTGTGAAAGGTGTATTTTGCAGCCGTGTGGATtgaggacactgagaactgactgTGAGTGAGAAATTGCCCCATACGAGGCTTGTAATCTGTTAAGTTTTAGATACCAGAAAGTGTATTTTATTTATGGTTTATCTGTACCCATTTTCAGTTTATATTGTCTCTGCTTACTATCGCTTAAATCTGTTCTTTAGTAATAAACTCAGTTTTGGTTTTACCATAAAGtcatctcagtgctgtgtgttACAATAAAGCATGGGTCCTCAGCAAAACTAACAAGCTGGTGTGCgcactgtctctttggaggcagcaaactttGGTAATTTCGGAGACTCTGCAGTCATAGGGGCAGGGTACTGCAGAGGAACTTGCAGGGGGTTTACTGaatgttacctgcaaggcaaagttaaGACTGGCAGAGTCTTGAGGTGTTTGCTGGTGAGGTGGACAGGCGGGTGTGGCAGACAGCTGGCACACAGTTAAACTCCAGCAAAGCTCccttgctgaggcagagggatATCCCAGTGGCTTACAGTTCTGGGTGCCCTGAGAAAGCATCACAGGGTGCTCAACcctttctggaaatcaggcctctTTTAAGTGTgccaagttgggcacccaaaatcagcagttacttttgaaaatctcggTTTAAAGCCTTATATGTAAACATTATTGATAATCCCTTCCATTACCTGtgtctgcctgtctcctgccttATACTCCCATTGTAAActgcttggggaaggggctgggtttttttgttctgcCTTTGCATGCTGCCTGGCACAGTGgattcctggtccatgactggggctgtgAGGGGCTATGTTAATACAAATCATAATGCTATTGTTGGGTTCATTTAATAGAGTCGTATGAATATACGTGCGTCTCtattagggggcttattccttcaccctctcacttccctggtgcGTCTCTGTCTCTGGAGCTTCCCTTGGTGTTAGAACACTAGATTTCTCTCATTTCCCCTGAACCTAGTCTAAAGATATAACAAAGAGCTCCAATGAGCTCAGGTGGTGACTCAAAATTGTGACAGGTATTTAGAAAGGTTGTTCAAAGATCATAGGATTATGTAGCTGGAGAGATCGCTCTGGTCAAGCAAACTCCTGTGCAACTGTTTTGCAGAGGATACTCTCTGTATTCATTTTACGTCAGTTTGCTCCGGGCTCCATATTCCTCAGACTTTCTTTTCCCACATCAAAAGCTTCCATTCCCTCAGGGTGGCATTTATCTTCCTCTTTGTTTAGCTTTTCCTTATCCCCTGCCTTTTGATAGTTTGTTACATATTTGCCTGGAGAACAATATGGACAGATGAGCAACAGGTTGTTGGGGAGGGGCATAGTCAATAGGCTGGGTAATTAATCCACAATCAAGGGTGTGACAGTCAAAACCAACATGTGCTAAAAGGCTTCCTGCTTAGCAGTCAGGCCAGGCCATCTCTGTGGATTCTGTGGTTGATAGTTCCCACTTCTTCGGGTACTGTTTGACTCTGCCCATATCATCACCTTCCATGGATCAGCCCAGTGTCTGCACAGTAAGGATGGCAGCAGGGTGGAATGAGCAGGGAACAGAGTAAGCAAGACCTGTATAGGGCACAGAACTGCTGAAAACTGTGGCTCAAGCTCTGCACAGAGCTGATGCCCCCCCTCCACATccttcctccagccccctcctagctctggcagtggggctggctcTCACACCATGCCACATCCCTCTGTGTCTGTGcactgatttgtcttgtgtgaTATTTATTTGAGCATTATAATGAATCCAAACTGGCAGCCATGCAGGGTTAAATGGCATTTCATAGCTCATGCTCTGGGACCCACACTTTTACAATGATGACGTTATGTAAAATTGCTTCATTTTGTCTGATCTGTAGAGAACCCAATTTGCATTAAAAGTTGCCAAGGAAGAGCTGTAATGTTAGTGTAGCTTGTTTTAATGTTTATGCTTTCTGCCTTAGAGCATCACTGCAACGTGGCTGACGTACGAAGTACAAACAGTCCATTCACCAAGAAGAGAATAAACAGACTGCACGTCGCTTTCGCTCACCAGTATAGTGCAAAGCATGCTGCTCCCTTCTCGCAAGGCCGGCTACGTAAGCAACATTTTCAAACGCACCTAAAacctgttttcaaaagtgacttagacactttgttgaagtctcattgaaagtcttGGGCTCCTAAGGAccatattttaaaaggtatttggtCACCTACAGATGCAGCTGTGCACccatttgaattttaaaaagggCCCGTGCCAGCTAGGCACCCAGTTCCCAAAAGGCTCAGCGCCTAACCTGCTCAGGTCCTTTTTAAAACCTGACAAGGCACCTAGCTGCATCTTCAGGCaactacctttgaaaatctggcccgaaGTCACCTAGGTCTACATGCAATAAAACACCAGCGGCTGGCCCATATCACCTGACTTGGGCAcatggggctcaggctatggggctaTAAAATTATAGCATAGACGTCCGGGAtctggctggagcctgagctctgggaccctcagaCGTCCGGGatctggctggagcctgggctctgggacctccCCAAGGGAGGGTCCCAGATCTTGGGCTCCTGCCCAAGCCTGAAGCTCTGCACTGCAATTGTACAGCCCCACACAGCACAAGCCCTCATGCCCAAATCAGCTGATATGGGCCAGCCACTGATGCTTTATTGCAATACAGACATATCCTTaggcacttttcaaaatgttATCCCTTGCGCATAATGGAGCTGAttgaaagcccactgaaatcaatagaaatttCCCCCTGGACTTCAGGGGACTTTGGATCAAGCTGTAAATCATTAATTTCATTAAAGGTTCAGCACACTGGGAATAAAGCACCACCCTGAGGATTTGATTTATAGCTTTCTGATCCTGTCGCTATGCCACTGTTTTCATCTCATATCCTACCTTCAGCGACTTTATTTCTTTTCTCCAAGGAGAGAGGAACAGGTTGATGCAGAGCAGCTCCAGGAACTCGAAAGCTTGGATGAGGTTTTTGAAAACATTGCCTCCTTGTTGCTTTTTCATCTTTAAACAATTCTCTGCAATGCTGTAGAAGCTAAACCTGCTAAATCCCTCAGCAGGGCAGGCACCAGACTCCAGGAAGTGTTTAGCTTTTGCTTTTAGCGTTGTCTCGTTGCAGATCAGAAGTTTTCCTTCCGACCACTTGGTGCCATAGTATGCAACATAGTCCCTTAAAATGTCTTGCTtagctggtgctgctgctttcaGCTCCTTCATAGTTTGCAGGAGTCCCACGCTAGCAACTATTGCTCTTTAAATTTCAAGCAGGTTATGAAATTGCAAACGAGGAAGTTGCTATCCTGCTTTACCTTTGCGGAGTCTCTTCTGTCTAATCCGTTATTGGCTGCCCCACGGCACGGGTAAGAATTAAGTGGTCACGTTGTGTGTCAGTCAAAGCTCAAGTTACAAGAACAGCTCTTGTGGAATCAGGAAGTGAAACACAAGTGCAAAGCAAAAGTGAAACTTACTCTCCGGCTGTTCACCATTTGTGCCTGCAGCTTCCTCACTGTGATTACTTACAGTAATGGGATCCTCCTGGAAATGTAGCGGCCCGGTAAAACAAACTGACTGGACTGTCACCCTGAACAGCGCAAGGAATAGGCTGTGTTATTCCTAATAAGAACAGgggtatttgtggcaccttagaaagtaacgcatttatttgagcataagctttcctgggctacagctcacttcatcagatgcctagaatggaacatatagtaaatgttctctgtatgtgtctaT from the Mauremys reevesii isolate NIE-2019 linkage group 16, ASM1616193v1, whole genome shotgun sequence genome contains:
- the LOC120384287 gene encoding uncharacterized protein LOC120384287; translated protein: MKELKAAAPAKQDILRDYVAYYGTKWSEGKLLICNETTLKAKAKHFLESGACPAEGFSRFSFYSIAENCLKMKKQQGGNVFKNLIQAFEFLELLCINLFLSPWRKEIKSLKTFTGNFVYCVQSVLPENIVKTILEKIGYIATTATEYSLVRKINEEETKETAFEIFLARIECETILEMISEVQHSDLGDILQKRAQKHCYHEENKDRESQPFQREDPENLENKENNEISSCLGAQQKSSTKSEKSFETAGNSKIKDESHFKPATDMPQLASTQSTSRLQAHQRQVSESAHSHGKCSDSEDFLNKYSDIVIGQKPIFSENSSQKVFEEKLRGNQSEECVLVISTPLTANEASPRPLSPGASGPQAFAIFTDDTPESRNALDKYRAQEVPEETIEAKIRDAMNCIGTSINPADQPQELKPLSHGNTVVTECNLTKEDKVCEISLSFSKLKIQDASDEELMYPVEETAQPECITNVNISDKDIRECNHSKMKYTYPARIQTTNKAPFSVGQSSSNLLGNATGGPECPTTGSDNKRLLTHMPGTHATSEGFRYIREPPNLTYIPPRSIYVPSPDPSATTVNCRKSHLQPEGGSPESSSSTDKGKFETYTSNVNETNQEDYVIISKDGE